Proteins encoded by one window of Cryptosporangium aurantiacum:
- a CDS encoding acyl-CoA dehydrogenase family protein, producing MTTDTLGPYRLTDAEQSLLTTVTELATGFAETAADLDERAEIPIENLRALTAAGVERAVLPKDVGGEGVGYQAFGELIRVLAQAEPSTATIFLMHAGAGIALAQLTAPTLGSYYADEFLRGARFANALSEPASGNTFLQPQQVALPTAGGHTLDGAKRFVSGSEIAEHLLVNALVDDVPTFFGVEPDETVETIPIWDTLGLRATRSQLLTFHRTLLREDRRGRGLLPTDFAAIPAGLPSISLGIADAALGALVGHARSRVIQGRPLAHQQWVQFEVAAVESRLEAAKAYTRLALWHADSGLPQTFGSLSRAKLLANRVAVEVAQLGVRIGGASGYLKTSPIQRHLRDAEAGQLMAYSTEVLSGQVGQEILGI from the coding sequence ATGACGACCGACACCCTCGGCCCCTACCGCCTCACCGACGCCGAGCAGTCACTGCTGACCACCGTCACCGAACTCGCCACGGGTTTCGCCGAGACCGCCGCTGACCTGGACGAACGCGCCGAGATCCCGATCGAGAACCTGCGGGCGCTGACCGCCGCCGGCGTCGAGCGGGCCGTGCTGCCGAAAGACGTCGGCGGCGAGGGCGTCGGTTACCAGGCGTTCGGCGAGCTGATCCGGGTTCTCGCGCAGGCCGAGCCGTCGACCGCCACGATTTTCCTGATGCACGCGGGCGCCGGGATCGCGCTGGCGCAGCTGACCGCACCGACGCTCGGCAGCTACTACGCGGACGAGTTCCTGCGCGGCGCCCGGTTCGCCAACGCGCTGTCGGAGCCGGCCAGCGGCAATACGTTCCTGCAGCCGCAACAGGTCGCTTTGCCCACCGCTGGTGGTCACACACTCGACGGTGCCAAGCGGTTCGTGTCCGGCAGCGAGATCGCCGAACACCTGCTGGTCAACGCGCTGGTGGACGACGTCCCCACGTTCTTCGGCGTGGAACCGGACGAGACCGTCGAGACGATTCCGATCTGGGACACTCTCGGGCTGCGCGCCACCCGCAGTCAGCTCCTCACGTTCCACCGGACGCTGCTCCGCGAGGACCGCCGCGGCCGCGGGCTGCTGCCGACCGACTTCGCCGCGATCCCGGCCGGGTTGCCGTCGATCTCGCTGGGTATCGCGGATGCCGCCCTCGGCGCCCTGGTCGGCCACGCCCGGAGCCGGGTCATCCAGGGCCGCCCGCTCGCCCACCAGCAGTGGGTCCAGTTCGAAGTCGCGGCGGTGGAGAGCCGGTTGGAGGCGGCCAAGGCGTACACCCGGCTGGCGCTCTGGCACGCCGACAGCGGCCTGCCGCAGACGTTCGGCAGCCTGTCGCGGGCGAAGCTGCTCGCGAACCGGGTCGCGGTGGAGGTTGCCCAGCTCGGCGTCCGGATCGGCGGCGCGTCCGGGTACCTGAAGACCTCGCCGATCCAGCGTCACCTGCGGGACGCCGAGGCCGGGCAGCTGATGGCGTACTCGACCGAGGTGCTGTCCGGCCAGGTGGGCCAGGAGATCCTGGGGATCTGA
- a CDS encoding VOC family protein, translating into MTETTAAHSTPTDPPPMVWPTLSARDARAIIDFLVAAFGFQEVVAYEDGGVIQHAELAWPEGGGVMLGAVRDDPEHIWKLPPGGFGAYVVTTRTDEIHERAVAAGAEIVRKPFDTDYGSRDFAARDPEGNLWSFGTYRGHPH; encoded by the coding sequence ATGACAGAGACGACTGCAGCCCACAGCACTCCTACTGACCCGCCGCCCATGGTGTGGCCGACGCTGTCGGCCCGCGACGCCAGGGCCATCATCGACTTCCTGGTCGCCGCGTTCGGTTTCCAGGAGGTGGTGGCCTACGAGGACGGCGGCGTCATCCAGCACGCCGAGCTGGCCTGGCCGGAGGGCGGCGGTGTGATGCTCGGGGCCGTCCGGGACGACCCGGAGCACATCTGGAAGCTGCCGCCAGGCGGGTTCGGCGCCTACGTCGTGACCACTCGGACGGACGAGATCCACGAGCGAGCCGTCGCGGCCGGGGCGGAGATCGTCCGGAAGCCGTTCGACACCGACTACGGCTCCCGGGACTTCGCCGCCCGCGACCCGGAGGGCAACCTCTGGTCGTTCGGCACCTATCGAGGGCACCCGCACTGA
- a CDS encoding helix-turn-helix domain-containing protein, with product MIDEAVQARPAPALRPYVAWYTGYRQAGIAPGRHRGLPSPYLTMIITIDDPLVIEAHPDPGQPGGTYTTLVGGLHTVPALITHDGRQSGVQLALHPLGARALLGLPAGEIGHLDVCGEDVLGPIAVELHERLRAAATWPARFAVLDAVLTRACAGRHRPDPAPELTEAWRLLVAGDRTVADTADAVGWSLRRLSSRFGAETGVSPKTAAKIARFDRVRRRLVTEATRRPSYGPMDRRDGLGLADLAVACGYYDQAHLARDFRELAGAPPSQWLAEESRFVQAHGDAPEAG from the coding sequence GTGATCGACGAGGCGGTCCAGGCTCGGCCCGCCCCGGCGCTGCGGCCCTACGTCGCCTGGTACACCGGGTACCGGCAGGCGGGCATCGCCCCGGGGCGGCACCGCGGCCTGCCCTCGCCGTACCTGACGATGATCATCACCATCGACGACCCGCTGGTCATCGAGGCGCACCCGGACCCGGGGCAGCCGGGCGGTACCTACACGACGCTGGTCGGCGGTCTGCACACCGTCCCGGCGTTGATCACCCACGACGGCAGGCAGTCCGGGGTGCAGCTCGCGCTGCACCCGCTCGGCGCCCGCGCGCTGCTCGGCCTGCCGGCCGGCGAGATCGGCCACCTCGACGTCTGCGGCGAGGACGTGCTCGGACCGATCGCCGTCGAACTGCACGAACGGTTGCGCGCCGCGGCGACCTGGCCGGCCCGCTTCGCGGTGTTGGACGCCGTCCTGACGCGGGCCTGCGCGGGCCGGCACCGCCCCGACCCCGCGCCGGAGCTCACCGAAGCCTGGCGCCTGCTCGTCGCCGGCGACCGTACCGTCGCCGACACGGCCGACGCCGTCGGCTGGAGCCTGCGCAGGCTCTCCAGCCGGTTCGGCGCCGAAACCGGCGTGTCGCCGAAGACCGCGGCCAAGATCGCGCGGTTCGACCGGGTCCGCCGCCGCCTCGTCACCGAGGCCACCCGCCGCCCGTCGTACGGTCCGATGGACCGGCGGGACGGGCTCGGCCTGGCCGACCTGGCGGTCGCCTGTGGCTACTACGACCAGGCACACCTCGCGCGGGACTTCCGTGAGCTCGCCGGTGCACCTCCCAGCCAGTGGCTGGCCGAGGAGAGCCGATTCGTCCAAGCGCACGGGGACGCTCCGGAGGCAGGCTGA
- a CDS encoding MmcQ/YjbR family DNA-binding protein, producing the protein MATWDDVRRLALALPETTEAVSYGTPAWKVRDKAFVWDRPLRKTDLTQLGDTAPDGPILGVRVADEGVKEALIADDPDVYFTIPHFDGYAAVLVRLDRIDVEELAEVITEAWLLRAPKRVARAFLDARG; encoded by the coding sequence ATGGCTACCTGGGACGACGTGCGCCGGCTCGCCCTCGCGCTGCCGGAGACCACCGAAGCCGTCTCGTACGGCACCCCGGCGTGGAAGGTCCGCGACAAGGCGTTCGTCTGGGACCGGCCGCTGCGCAAGACCGACCTCACGCAGCTCGGCGACACCGCCCCGGACGGCCCGATCCTCGGCGTTCGGGTCGCCGACGAGGGCGTGAAGGAGGCGCTGATCGCCGACGACCCCGACGTCTACTTCACGATTCCGCACTTCGACGGCTACGCGGCGGTGCTCGTCCGGCTCGACCGCATCGACGTCGAGGAACTCGCCGAGGTCATCACCGAGGCCTGGCTGCTCCGCGCGCCCAAACGGGTTGCCCGCGCGTTCCTCGACGCGCGGGGGTGA
- a CDS encoding NACHT and WD40 repeat domain-containing protein, producing the protein MVSNRGKTLAYVFGGALVTFAVLALVTSLTVSAVVVGVVVSLFGLAVQMVSSWRPPRQPPDPEVVARDLAKSLNAQWTNEASQRGLEQHRVVRVTWSPTARPVVDGAPVAPASTVTFGGDGAMSSPFEQLIEELAAGYRAIESRRLVILGQPGTGKTVLALLLTLGLVRDRTEGTPVPVLLSASTWDPVVESMEDWFVRSLADAQFAGSPALPRLLLEQNLLLPVVDGLDEVPEAARREAVRRINRAIADDRPIVVTCRAAEYEDVIAGGAPALRRAPVIEVNPLEPDDVVEYLGRVAWPAEMSWEPVFAALRDTPDSPVALALSTPLTVWMTRTIYDRCGGDPAELLDAARFENRHAIEDYLHARIIEASFVEPRRRAAPGAPPHWSPEDAQRWLTYLARYLHAYRERDLAWWRMSDRLPPQVALFAVLVAGGSLLALVSALIAVTIVGASIETSLINSGLIGAAVAIAAGMSWSMSSGRRPTRLVLFSPGTARRVGTAFGRTLVPGLQMVLLATAAAVLFAAVASGSWTLEGVRAVSALIGGGTGLAVGVALVRAMDVWFSGPAESSREATALGLLREDFRAALFSAAACGVVVVLTWGPLIIVGAFLGDLVSQLLVEGPGAPGEPSWGERAGWGLSAWWASTTEDVVAILVIAGLVGALIALVVVLTRAWGRFTVARVALRASRRLPLRLLTFLSYAQEAGLLRQSGGQYQFRHASLQEQLISRLLTEPGAADAPSPRRLSAAWAAVVWLTVSAVLLVPTVSAKLPRDRSHTLTAGYAWAVDRVAVRPDGSVHILDHVGNLWTFGSTGLSRGWNALVDDDTEHWAFSPDGRYLAAVRRGTTALWDADRAKPVSGPLADLTRDARAVAFGADGESVAVLGRDGAVRLWRRDSIWHSDSASTSGEQPPRPTVVRQPAVRPCAEPAVPGERVRAAEGMALSPDGRSVAVSCGTFVRLYDLTTGKRTRQIVLRGVGGEYRDLLLLAFSRHGDVLVGSVHDVDLKLWDPATGKTVGHSIDDAQVVAASPLADLVVTGDEDGVIQRWSTRTGLRIGAPLVGHTDGIRQLAVSVDGRWLVSTSDDDTIRRWDLEVTP; encoded by the coding sequence ATGGTGTCCAACCGGGGGAAGACGCTCGCGTACGTCTTCGGTGGTGCGCTCGTGACCTTCGCCGTTCTGGCGCTGGTGACGAGCCTGACCGTGAGCGCCGTGGTCGTCGGCGTCGTCGTCAGCCTGTTCGGGCTGGCCGTCCAGATGGTCTCCAGCTGGAGGCCCCCGCGTCAGCCCCCCGACCCCGAGGTCGTGGCCCGTGACCTGGCGAAATCCCTCAACGCCCAGTGGACGAACGAGGCGTCCCAGCGCGGCCTGGAGCAGCACCGTGTCGTTCGCGTGACGTGGTCGCCCACCGCTCGGCCCGTCGTGGACGGCGCCCCGGTGGCCCCGGCGTCGACCGTGACGTTCGGCGGTGACGGGGCCATGTCCAGCCCGTTCGAGCAGCTGATCGAGGAGCTGGCCGCGGGTTATCGCGCGATCGAGAGCCGCCGCCTCGTCATCCTCGGACAGCCGGGCACCGGAAAGACGGTCCTCGCGCTGCTGCTGACCCTCGGGCTCGTCCGCGATCGCACCGAGGGCACCCCGGTCCCGGTCCTGCTGTCCGCCTCGACCTGGGATCCGGTCGTGGAGTCCATGGAGGACTGGTTCGTGCGCTCGCTGGCCGACGCCCAGTTCGCCGGCTCCCCGGCGCTGCCCCGGCTGCTCCTGGAGCAGAATCTCCTGCTACCGGTCGTCGACGGGCTGGACGAGGTACCCGAGGCGGCGCGGCGCGAGGCGGTCCGCCGGATCAACCGGGCGATCGCCGACGACCGCCCGATCGTCGTCACCTGCCGCGCCGCGGAGTACGAGGACGTCATCGCCGGCGGCGCCCCGGCGCTGCGCCGCGCTCCGGTCATCGAGGTCAACCCGCTGGAGCCGGACGACGTCGTCGAGTACCTGGGACGGGTGGCGTGGCCGGCCGAGATGTCCTGGGAGCCGGTATTCGCCGCGCTCCGGGACACCCCGGACAGCCCGGTGGCGCTGGCGCTGTCCACCCCGCTCACCGTCTGGATGACCCGGACGATCTACGACCGGTGCGGAGGTGATCCCGCCGAGTTGCTGGACGCGGCCCGGTTCGAGAATCGGCATGCGATCGAGGACTACCTGCACGCCAGGATCATCGAGGCGTCGTTCGTGGAGCCCCGCCGCCGGGCAGCCCCTGGGGCACCGCCCCACTGGAGCCCCGAGGACGCCCAGCGGTGGCTCACCTACCTGGCCCGGTACCTGCACGCGTACCGGGAACGGGACCTCGCCTGGTGGCGGATGAGCGACCGCTTACCCCCGCAGGTGGCGCTGTTCGCCGTCCTCGTCGCAGGCGGGTCGCTGCTCGCCCTGGTGTCGGCGCTGATCGCGGTGACGATCGTCGGGGCGAGCATCGAGACGTCGCTGATCAATTCCGGGCTGATCGGCGCGGCCGTCGCGATCGCGGCCGGGATGAGCTGGTCGATGTCCTCTGGGCGCCGCCCCACCCGCCTGGTGCTCTTCTCGCCGGGGACGGCCCGCCGGGTGGGCACGGCGTTCGGCCGCACGCTGGTGCCCGGGCTGCAGATGGTCCTGCTGGCGACCGCGGCCGCCGTCCTCTTCGCCGCGGTCGCGTCCGGCAGCTGGACGTTGGAAGGGGTCCGCGCCGTCAGCGCGCTGATCGGAGGCGGAACCGGGCTGGCCGTCGGAGTCGCACTCGTCCGGGCGATGGACGTGTGGTTCTCCGGGCCGGCGGAGAGCTCGCGAGAAGCCACCGCGCTCGGGCTGCTCCGGGAGGACTTCCGCGCCGCGCTGTTCAGCGCGGCAGCGTGCGGTGTCGTGGTCGTTCTGACGTGGGGGCCGCTGATCATCGTCGGGGCGTTCCTCGGCGACCTCGTCTCACAGCTGCTCGTCGAAGGGCCCGGGGCGCCGGGGGAGCCGTCCTGGGGCGAGCGTGCCGGTTGGGGTCTCAGCGCGTGGTGGGCGAGCACGACGGAGGACGTCGTGGCGATCCTGGTGATCGCCGGGCTGGTCGGTGCGCTGATAGCCCTTGTCGTCGTGCTCACCAGGGCGTGGGGGCGGTTCACGGTGGCGCGCGTGGCGCTGAGGGCTTCCCGGAGGCTTCCGCTGCGTCTGTTGACCTTCCTGTCGTACGCGCAGGAGGCCGGCTTGCTCCGGCAGTCCGGCGGTCAGTACCAGTTCCGGCACGCGAGCCTGCAGGAACAACTGATCAGCCGCCTGCTGACCGAGCCGGGCGCGGCGGACGCACCCTCGCCGCGGCGACTCAGCGCAGCCTGGGCCGCCGTCGTCTGGCTGACGGTCAGTGCGGTCCTCCTCGTGCCGACGGTGTCGGCGAAGCTGCCGCGGGACCGGTCGCACACGCTCACCGCGGGGTACGCCTGGGCAGTCGACAGGGTCGCGGTCCGCCCCGACGGTTCCGTGCACATCCTCGATCACGTCGGCAACTTATGGACGTTCGGCAGCACCGGCCTGAGCCGTGGCTGGAACGCGCTGGTGGACGACGACACCGAACACTGGGCATTCAGCCCCGACGGCCGGTACCTCGCGGCCGTCCGCCGAGGCACCACCGCACTCTGGGACGCGGACCGCGCCAAACCCGTGTCCGGCCCGCTCGCCGACCTGACCCGCGACGCGCGCGCCGTCGCGTTCGGCGCCGACGGTGAGTCGGTGGCGGTCCTCGGGCGGGACGGGGCCGTGCGGCTGTGGCGGCGGGACTCGATCTGGCACAGCGACAGCGCGTCCACGTCGGGTGAGCAGCCACCACGCCCGACGGTGGTGCGTCAACCGGCGGTGCGGCCGTGCGCGGAGCCCGCCGTACCGGGCGAACGTGTCCGGGCGGCCGAGGGGATGGCCCTGAGCCCGGACGGACGATCGGTGGCGGTGTCCTGCGGCACGTTCGTGCGTCTCTACGACCTGACGACCGGCAAGCGGACGAGACAGATCGTGCTCCGCGGGGTCGGCGGCGAGTACCGTGACCTCCTCCTTCTCGCGTTCTCGCGGCACGGTGACGTGCTCGTCGGCAGCGTGCACGACGTCGATCTGAAGCTCTGGGACCCGGCGACCGGCAAGACCGTAGGGCACTCGATCGACGACGCGCAGGTGGTCGCGGCGAGCCCGCTGGCGGACCTGGTCGTCACCGGCGACGAGGACGGTGTGATCCAGCGGTGGTCCACACGCACCGGTCTCCGCATCGGTGCTCCGCTGGTCGGCCACACGGACGGCATCCGGCAGCTCGCGGTGAGCGTGGACGGCCGGTGGCTGGTCAGCACCAGCGACGACGACACGATCCGTCGCTGGGACCTCGAAGTGACGCCCTAA
- a CDS encoding TfoX/Sxy family protein: protein MSPDEYFDDIVDELAPEGVHTAKLFGSRALKLDSKVFAVVHSDDMVFRLGAGTRAHTDALGLAGAELFDPSGKQRPLKDWVAVPADHSGQWSLFAEAALAHLRQELRARR from the coding sequence ATGAGTCCGGACGAGTACTTCGACGACATCGTCGACGAACTGGCGCCCGAGGGCGTGCACACCGCCAAGTTGTTCGGCAGTCGGGCGTTGAAGCTCGACAGCAAGGTCTTCGCGGTCGTGCACAGCGACGACATGGTGTTCCGGCTCGGCGCGGGGACCCGCGCCCACACCGACGCGCTCGGGCTGGCGGGTGCGGAACTGTTCGATCCGTCCGGCAAGCAACGCCCGCTGAAGGACTGGGTGGCCGTCCCGGCCGACCACTCCGGGCAGTGGAGCCTGTTCGCCGAGGCCGCGCTCGCCCATCTCCGCCAGGAGCTACGCGCCCGGCGTTAG
- the glpK gene encoding glycerol kinase GlpK, with the protein MVSRYVIAIDQGTTSTRCIVFDQRGRLVSVAQREHRQLYPRPGWVEHDALEIWRNVRRIVPRAVAEAGIDASQVVGIGIANQRETCVLWDRRTGEPIGQALVWQDMRADGVVEELAAHADAKDVETRCGLPLATYFSAPKLRWQFAHVPGLRERAERGEILFGTMETWLIWNLTGGVHVTDVTNASRTMLMDLRTLQWSPEQLEFFGIPAGILPEIRSSAEVYGVCSTVLPGVSITAALGDQQAALFGQVCFAPGDAKCTYGTGSFLLLNTGAEVVQSTHGLLSTVGYQIGGEAATFALEGSIAITGSLVQWFRDSLGLISTAPEIETLARTVEDNGGCYIVPAFSGLFAPYWRSEARGVIVGLTSYITKGHLARAVLEATGWQTREVVDAMNADSGLELRTLRVDGGMTSDNLLMQFLADVLDVPVVRPMVAETVSLGAAYAAGLAVGYWADLAALSQNWHRAAQWMPAMAADRRAEEYDNWQRAVERTFGWIKPGAHHPG; encoded by the coding sequence ATGGTGTCGCGCTACGTGATCGCGATCGACCAGGGAACCACCTCCACCCGATGCATCGTGTTCGACCAGCGCGGACGCCTGGTGTCGGTCGCGCAGCGCGAGCACCGCCAGCTCTACCCGCGGCCGGGCTGGGTGGAGCACGACGCGCTGGAGATCTGGCGCAACGTGCGGCGGATCGTGCCGCGCGCGGTCGCCGAAGCCGGTATCGACGCCTCACAGGTGGTCGGGATCGGCATCGCGAACCAGCGCGAGACGTGTGTGCTCTGGGACCGGCGCACCGGGGAGCCGATCGGGCAGGCGCTGGTCTGGCAGGACATGCGGGCCGACGGCGTGGTGGAGGAACTGGCCGCGCACGCCGACGCCAAGGACGTCGAGACGCGTTGCGGGTTACCGCTGGCCACGTACTTCTCCGCGCCGAAGCTGCGGTGGCAGTTCGCGCACGTGCCGGGCCTGCGGGAACGGGCCGAGCGGGGCGAGATCCTGTTCGGCACGATGGAGACCTGGCTGATCTGGAACCTGACCGGGGGTGTCCACGTCACCGACGTCACCAACGCGAGCCGGACCATGCTGATGGACCTGCGGACGCTGCAGTGGAGCCCGGAGCAACTCGAGTTCTTCGGCATCCCGGCGGGGATCCTGCCGGAGATCCGGTCGTCGGCCGAGGTGTACGGGGTCTGCTCGACGGTGCTGCCGGGGGTGTCGATCACCGCGGCGCTGGGCGACCAGCAGGCCGCGCTGTTCGGGCAGGTGTGTTTCGCGCCGGGCGATGCGAAGTGCACGTACGGCACCGGGTCGTTCCTGCTGCTGAACACCGGTGCCGAGGTCGTGCAGTCGACGCACGGTCTGCTTTCGACGGTCGGGTACCAGATCGGCGGCGAGGCGGCGACGTTCGCGCTGGAGGGGTCGATCGCGATCACCGGGTCGCTGGTGCAATGGTTCCGCGATTCGCTCGGGCTGATCAGCACCGCGCCGGAGATCGAGACGCTGGCCCGCACCGTGGAGGACAACGGCGGCTGTTACATCGTCCCGGCGTTCTCCGGGTTGTTCGCGCCATACTGGCGGAGCGAGGCCCGCGGCGTCATCGTGGGTCTGACCTCGTACATCACCAAGGGCCACCTGGCCAGGGCCGTGCTGGAAGCGACCGGGTGGCAGACCCGCGAGGTCGTCGACGCGATGAACGCCGACTCCGGCCTCGAACTGCGGACGCTACGGGTCGACGGCGGGATGACGTCGGACAACCTGCTGATGCAATTCCTCGCCGACGTCCTGGACGTGCCGGTGGTGCGGCCGATGGTCGCCGAGACCGTGTCGCTGGGAGCCGCGTACGCGGCGGGGCTGGCCGTGGGGTACTGGGCGGACCTGGCCGCGCTGAGCCAGAACTGGCACCGCGCGGCGCAGTGGATGCCGGCGATGGCGGCCGATCGGCGGGCGGAGGAGTACGACAACTGGCAGCGGGCGGTGGAGCGGACGTTCGGCTGGATCAAACCCGGCGCTCACCACCCGGGATAG
- a CDS encoding glycerol-3-phosphate dehydrogenase/oxidase, which yields MDTGRLSPEARGSALDALSDGIELDVVVIGGGVVGAGTALDAVTRGLSVALIEARDFASGTSSRSSKLIHGGLRYLEMLDFGLVREALHERGLLVQRLAPHLVRPVRFLYPLKHRGWERLYAGAGVALYDALSASGGRGLPHHRHLSRRGALRVCPSLRKDALIGALQYYDAQVDDARHTLYLVRTAAAYGAHVLSRAPVVGFLRESERVTGVRVRDLEHDRVLEIRAKQVINATGVWTDDTQAMVGERGLFHVRASKGIHLLVPRDRIQSSTGLILRTATSVLFVIPWGRHWIVGTTDTDWALDKAHPAASSRDIEYLLTEVNKVLLTPLTKDDVVGVYAGLRPLLAGESESTSQLSREHTVASPQPGLVVVAGGKYTTYRVMARDAVDAAVHNLDRGAPKSCTEIVPLLGAEGFTALRNQRHTLAARSGLHVARIEHLLNRYGSLIDELLALMADDPGLRAPLEGAEDYLRVEIAYAASHEGARHLEDALTRRTRISIEVADRGVTAARPAALLMAGVLGWSDEQVDREVKHYQRRVEAERASQDQPDDETADATRLGAADVVPLVGS from the coding sequence ATGGACACCGGCAGGCTTTCGCCCGAGGCCAGGGGGAGCGCGCTGGACGCGCTGTCCGACGGCATCGAGCTGGACGTGGTGGTGATCGGCGGCGGCGTGGTCGGCGCCGGCACCGCGCTGGACGCCGTGACCCGCGGGCTGTCCGTGGCGCTGATCGAGGCCAGGGACTTCGCCAGCGGCACGTCCAGCCGGTCGAGCAAGCTGATCCACGGTGGCCTGCGCTACCTGGAGATGCTCGACTTCGGGCTGGTCCGGGAGGCGCTGCACGAACGTGGCCTGCTGGTGCAGCGGCTCGCGCCGCACCTGGTGCGGCCGGTCCGGTTCCTCTACCCGCTGAAACACCGCGGCTGGGAGCGGCTGTACGCCGGTGCGGGGGTGGCGCTCTACGACGCGCTGAGCGCGTCCGGGGGGCGTGGGCTGCCGCACCACCGGCACCTGTCCCGGCGCGGTGCGCTGCGGGTCTGCCCGTCGTTACGCAAGGACGCCTTGATCGGCGCCCTGCAGTACTACGACGCCCAGGTGGACGACGCCCGGCACACGTTGTACCTGGTGCGCACCGCCGCCGCGTACGGCGCGCACGTGCTGTCCCGGGCACCGGTGGTCGGGTTCCTCCGCGAGTCCGAGCGGGTCACCGGCGTCCGCGTGCGCGACCTGGAGCACGACCGGGTGCTGGAGATCCGCGCGAAGCAGGTGATCAACGCGACCGGCGTCTGGACCGACGACACGCAGGCGATGGTGGGCGAACGCGGGCTGTTCCACGTCCGGGCGTCCAAGGGCATCCACCTGCTGGTGCCCCGCGACCGGATCCAGTCCTCGACCGGGCTGATCCTGCGGACCGCGACGTCGGTGCTGTTCGTGATTCCCTGGGGCCGGCACTGGATCGTCGGCACCACCGACACCGACTGGGCGCTGGACAAGGCGCACCCGGCGGCGTCCAGCCGGGACATCGAGTACCTGCTCACCGAGGTCAACAAGGTGCTGCTCACCCCGTTGACCAAGGACGACGTGGTCGGCGTCTACGCCGGGCTGCGGCCGCTGCTGGCCGGTGAATCCGAGTCGACGTCGCAGCTCTCCCGGGAGCACACGGTGGCGTCGCCGCAGCCGGGGCTCGTCGTGGTGGCCGGCGGGAAATACACGACGTACCGGGTGATGGCCCGCGACGCCGTCGATGCGGCCGTGCACAACCTCGACCGGGGCGCGCCGAAGTCCTGCACGGAGATCGTGCCGCTGCTCGGCGCGGAGGGGTTCACCGCGCTGCGCAACCAGCGGCACACGCTGGCCGCGCGGTCGGGCCTGCACGTGGCCCGGATCGAGCACCTGCTCAACCGGTACGGGTCGCTGATCGACGAGCTGCTGGCGCTGATGGCCGACGATCCGGGGCTGCGCGCTCCGCTGGAGGGCGCCGAGGACTACCTGCGGGTCGAGATCGCGTACGCCGCCTCGCACGAGGGCGCGCGGCACCTGGAGGACGCGCTGACCCGCCGGACCCGGATCTCGATCGAGGTCGCCGACCGCGGCGTCACCGCGGCCCGGCCGGCGGCGCTGCTGATGGCCGGGGTGCTGGGCTGGAGCGACGAACAGGTCGACCGGGAGGTCAAGCACTATCAGCGACGGGTCGAGGCCGAACGGGCTTCGCAGGATCAACCGGACGACGAGACCGCGGACGCGACGCGGCTGGGCGCCGCGGATGTGGTTCCTTTAGTCGGATCGTGA